A single region of the Nicotiana sylvestris chromosome 6, ASM39365v2, whole genome shotgun sequence genome encodes:
- the LOC104232522 gene encoding methylsterol monooxygenase 2-2, producing the protein MASMIESAWTYLITNFSDFQLACLGSFFLHESVFFLSGLPFILLERAGWLSKYKIQTKNNSPAAQEKCITRLLLYHFCVNLPLMMASYPVFRLMGMRSTLPLPSWKVISTQVFFYFILEDFVFYWGHRILHTKWLYKHVHSVHHEYATPFGLTSEYAHPAEILFLGFATIVGPAITGPHLITLWLWMVLRVLETVEAHCGYHFPWSLSNFLPLYGGADFHDYHHRLLYTKSGNYSSTFVYMDWLFGTDKGYRRLKELKNDACEIEGKEM; encoded by the exons ATGGCTTCCATGATCGAATCTGCTTGGACG TATCTGATTACAAATTTTAGCGACTTTCAATTGGCTTGTCTTGGAAGTTTCTTTCTTCATGAAAGTGTCTTCTTCTTGTCTGGACTTCCTTTCATTCTTCTCGAAAGGGCGGGATGGTTGAGCAAATACAAGATTCAG ACAAAAAATAATAGCCCAGCAGCTCAGGAGAAATGCATCACTCGCCTGCTGCTGTATCATTTCTGTGTTAATCTCCCACTTATGATGGCATCATATCCGGTCTTTAGATTAATGGGGATGCGAAGTACTCTCCCGTTGCCGTCCTG GAAAGTGATCTCAACACAAGTATTCTTCTACTTTATCCTAGAGGATTTTGTATTCTATTGGGGACATAGGATATTACATACTAAATGGCTCTACAAGCATGTCCACAGCGTCCATCACGA GTATGCAACACCATTTGGATTGACTTCTGAATATGCTCACCCTGCTGAAATTCTCTTCCTTGGATTTGCTACAATAGTGGGTCCAGCCATCACTGGGCCCCATTTGATAACATTATGGTTGTGGATGGTGCTTAGAGTCCTTGAGACAGTTGAGGCACACTGTGGTTACCATTTCCCTTGGAGCCTCTCAAACTTCCTGCCATTATATGGAGG CGCTGATTTTCATGACTATCATCACCGGCTGCTCTATACGAAGTCTGGAAACTATTCATCAACGTTTGTTTACATGGACTG GTTATTTGGTACCGACAAGGGTTACAGAAGATTGAAGGAGCTGAAGAATGATGCATGTGAAATTGAGGGAAAAGAAATGTAA